From the Blastocatellia bacterium genome, the window GGGCGCGCGCTCGCCGGGATGGGACGCCCGCGCGAGGCGGCAGACCTCATGCGCGCCTGCATCGAGGCCGTCAAGACCGCGCCCGCCTACAAGTACCGCGCCGAAAAACGCTGGCTCAACGAGGCGCAACAGTTCCTGCGGACGCAAGCCTGAACAAATTATGACTGAACAAAAAGGCGCGCTGCTCGCGCTCGAAGATGGACGGACGTTTCGCGGTCGCTCGTGGGGGGCGGAGGGCGAGACGTGCGGCGAGATGGTCTTTAACACTTCGATGTCAGGCTATCAGGAAGTTCTGACCGACCCGTCCTACGCCGGGCAGATCGTCTGCATGACCTACCCGCTCATCGGCAACTACGGCGTGAACGCTGCCGACGCCGAATCGCGCCGCCCGTGGGTGGAGGGCTTCGTCGTGCGCGAGGCGAGTCGTATGGCTTCCAACTGGCGTTCGGAAGAGACGCTGGACGCTTACCTGAAACGCTGGCGCATCGTCGCCATCGATCACGTAGACACGCGCGCCCTCGTCCGTCACATACGCGACAGGGGTGCGATGCGCGCGTGCCTTTCGACGGTTGATTTGAATGTTGAAAGTTTGGTCGAGAAGGCGCGCGCGTCCGAGTCGATGGAGAACAGGGAACTGGCGAGCGCGGTGACGTGCGAACGACCCTTTGAAGTTCCGGCGGAAGGCGCGGAGCGTTTCCATGTCGTCTGTTACGACTTCGGCGTGAAGCTAAACAGCTTGCGCGAGTTCGCGCGGCTCGGCTGTCGTCTGACGGTCGTGCCCGCTTCGATGTCGGCGTCGGAAGTTCTGGCGATGCGACCCGACGGCATCTTTCTCTCGAACGGGCCGGGCGATCCGGCTTCGATGACGCAGGTGGTCGAAGAGATCAGCCGCGTCGCAAACTCGGGCGTGCCGACGTTCGGCATCTGCTTCGGCCACCAACTCTTGGGACGCGCCTTCGGCGGCACGACCTACAAACTGCGCTTCGGCCATCGCGGCGGCAACCAACCCGTGCGCGAACAGGCGACCGGCACAATCGAGATCACCTCGCACAATCACGGCTTCGCCGTACAGGCCGACAGCCTCCCGCCGGACGTGGAAGTCACGCACATCAACCTCAACGACAACTGCGTCGAAGGGATGCGACACAAACAGTTGCCCGTCTTCTCCGTCCAGTACCACCCCGAAGCCGCGCCGGGGCCCCACGACGCCGCGCACCACTTCCGACGCTTCATCGAGTTGATGGAACAGACCGCGAGGCAAAAGTGAAAAGCTAAAAGGCGAAAGAAGAAGCCGAAAACGTAAAGGCAAAAGATGAAGACGGAGGGGCGCGAATGTCTCCGTCTTACTTTTGCCTTTTCACTTTCGCCTTTTTACTTTCCGCGACGGGGTCTTCGGCGGGTTGCAGGAGCGTGGCGACGAGTCCTTCGTCCGCGCCTTTGTGCTCCATCCAGTGGCGGTAGCCGACGGAGATGATGGCGATGACGGGGATGGCGAGGAAGATTCCGGCGACGCCCGCCAGTTCCGCGCCGCACAGGATGGCGAGGATGACGGCCAGCGGGTGGAGGTGGAT encodes:
- the carA gene encoding glutamine-hydrolyzing carbamoyl-phosphate synthase small subunit; the protein is MTEQKGALLALEDGRTFRGRSWGAEGETCGEMVFNTSMSGYQEVLTDPSYAGQIVCMTYPLIGNYGVNAADAESRRPWVEGFVVREASRMASNWRSEETLDAYLKRWRIVAIDHVDTRALVRHIRDRGAMRACLSTVDLNVESLVEKARASESMENRELASAVTCERPFEVPAEGAERFHVVCYDFGVKLNSLREFARLGCRLTVVPASMSASEVLAMRPDGIFLSNGPGDPASMTQVVEEISRVANSGVPTFGICFGHQLLGRAFGGTTYKLRFGHRGGNQPVREQATGTIEITSHNHGFAVQADSLPPDVEVTHINLNDNCVEGMRHKQLPVFSVQYHPEAAPGPHDAAHHFRRFIELMEQTARQK